In the Pueribacillus theae genome, one interval contains:
- a CDS encoding NAD(P)H-dependent flavin oxidoreductase, whose amino-acid sequence MKSEKQLQNIAEQTVLPIIAAPMFLVSGPELIIACCKNGVISSFPAPNARTIEQLEQWMKTITEELELTKSQQPELPVAPWAANIIAHRSYDRLEQELELLVRYKPPIVITALGSPAKVVDAVHDYGGLVFADVNSIKFAKKAAETGVDGLILVSAGAGGHTGTITGFAFVEAVRQFWDGIIVLAGGISSGKSILSAQTLGANLVYMGTSFIASEESMANIEYKKMLTEAKFDDIISTNAFTGVYANMLKPSIERAGLDVDKLVPKDKIDFSNPQGDTKAWKDIWSAGHGVGTIKEVQPVKKIIEKLRQEYAEAYEEIKNNNQWIPQKEKERFI is encoded by the coding sequence TTGAAATCAGAAAAACAATTACAAAACATTGCTGAACAAACCGTCTTACCCATCATTGCTGCACCAATGTTTCTCGTTTCAGGTCCTGAGCTCATAATCGCTTGCTGTAAAAATGGTGTGATAAGTTCTTTCCCCGCGCCAAACGCACGGACAATTGAACAATTGGAACAATGGATGAAAACGATAACGGAAGAACTTGAATTGACAAAATCCCAACAACCTGAGCTACCAGTCGCTCCTTGGGCAGCCAATATTATTGCTCATCGTTCTTATGATCGACTTGAACAAGAACTTGAACTGCTTGTTCGCTACAAACCGCCTATTGTCATCACCGCACTTGGAAGTCCAGCAAAAGTAGTTGATGCTGTACATGACTACGGTGGCCTCGTTTTTGCAGACGTCAATTCAATAAAATTCGCAAAAAAAGCGGCCGAAACAGGAGTTGATGGTCTCATACTCGTTAGTGCAGGAGCTGGAGGACATACTGGAACAATCACTGGTTTCGCTTTTGTTGAAGCTGTACGCCAATTTTGGGATGGCATTATCGTTCTTGCAGGTGGCATTTCAAGTGGGAAAAGTATTCTCTCTGCTCAGACACTTGGAGCTAATCTCGTCTATATGGGTACATCATTCATTGCTTCAGAAGAAAGCATGGCTAATATAGAGTATAAAAAAATGCTCACTGAGGCTAAATTTGATGATATTATCTCAACAAATGCATTCACAGGCGTCTATGCCAACATGTTAAAGCCAAGTATTGAAAGAGCTGGATTAGATGTAGATAAATTAGTCCCTAAAGATAAAATCGATTTCAGTAACCCGCAAGGTGATACAAAAGCGTGGAAAGACATTTGGTCGGCGGGACATGGAGTTGGAACAATTAAGGAGGTTCAGCCTGTAAAGAAAATTATCGAAAAATTACGCCAAGAATATGCAGAAGCCTATGAAGAAATTAAAAATAATAATCAATGGATCCCGCAAAAAGAAAAGGAGAGATTCATATGA
- a CDS encoding carotenoid oxygenase family protein — protein MSTPKTETNPYLSDILYSPNDQEITVDELTVLEGEVPSDFNGAYVRNGPNPKYDPIGRHHWFDGDGMLHAVYIKDGKVGYRNRYIQTKGLQHEKEAGKSLWVGLMENPSQNPKFEPLKNTSNTDVVFHNNNLISLWYISGEPYRVDAKTLETIGVEDFGGKLKNNVSAHSKVDENTGEFIFFDYGNTYPYMMYGVVSADGKSLHSVPIELPGPRLPHDMWISENYSILMDLPLFNDPEALKNGRYKLGYFDELPSRFGVIPRYGNSNDIRWFEAKPCYIYHSINAWEEGDELVLIGCRVENPLPPVKKGASEIERMLQLMRNEFTLYYWRFNLKTGAVKEGVLDDLNTEFPIINLDYLGRKGRYCYNVHLDISYTLNFDGLVKYDTWTGQSQKYMFGPHQYGNEAAFAPRINAKSEDDGYVITYIYDKEKDLSELIIIDAQNFELGPIARVAIPQRVPMGFHATWVNGKNLYKK, from the coding sequence ATGAGCACTCCCAAAACAGAGACAAATCCTTATTTGTCAGATATATTATACTCCCCTAACGACCAAGAGATTACGGTAGATGAACTAACAGTCCTTGAAGGAGAAGTACCTTCTGATTTTAATGGAGCTTATGTACGGAACGGCCCCAATCCCAAATATGATCCCATTGGGAGACATCATTGGTTTGATGGAGATGGAATGTTACACGCGGTTTATATTAAAGACGGGAAAGTCGGATATCGAAATCGGTATATTCAAACAAAAGGGCTTCAACATGAAAAAGAGGCAGGAAAATCATTGTGGGTTGGCCTAATGGAAAATCCTTCACAGAACCCTAAATTTGAGCCCTTAAAGAATACATCAAACACTGATGTCGTTTTTCATAATAATAATTTAATCAGTTTATGGTACATTTCTGGCGAACCGTACCGTGTCGATGCAAAAACGTTAGAAACAATAGGTGTTGAAGATTTTGGAGGAAAATTAAAAAATAATGTTTCCGCCCACTCTAAAGTTGATGAAAACACAGGCGAATTTATCTTTTTCGATTATGGAAACACCTACCCTTATATGATGTATGGTGTAGTTTCCGCAGACGGTAAGTCGCTGCACAGCGTACCGATCGAACTGCCAGGTCCAAGATTACCTCATGACATGTGGATTTCGGAAAATTACTCCATTTTAATGGATTTACCTTTATTTAATGACCCTGAAGCATTGAAAAATGGTCGTTACAAACTTGGATATTTTGATGAACTGCCTAGTCGTTTTGGGGTTATTCCTCGTTATGGCAATTCAAATGATATTCGTTGGTTCGAAGCAAAACCATGCTATATTTACCATTCAATCAATGCGTGGGAAGAAGGAGACGAACTCGTATTAATTGGCTGCCGTGTAGAAAACCCTTTACCTCCTGTAAAAAAAGGCGCTAGTGAAATAGAGAGAATGTTGCAGTTAATGCGCAATGAATTTACTTTATATTATTGGCGTTTCAACCTTAAAACGGGTGCCGTTAAAGAAGGTGTCCTAGATGACTTGAATACAGAGTTTCCAATCATTAACTTAGATTATTTAGGTCGAAAAGGACGCTATTGCTATAACGTCCATCTCGATATTTCATATACGTTGAACTTTGATGGCCTTGTTAAATATGACACTTGGACAGGTCAATCGCAAAAGTATATGTTTGGTCCCCATCAATATGGTAATGAGGCGGCTTTTGCCCCAAGGATTAATGCAAAATCAGAAGATGATGGTTATGTCATTACCTATATATATGATAAAGAAAAAGACCTTTCAGAATTAATTATTATCGATGCACAAAACTTTGAACTCGGTCCAATCGCACGGGTTGCCATTCCACAACGAGTTCCGATGGGTTTTCATGCAACTTGGGTGAATGGTAAAAACCTTTATAAGAAATAA
- a CDS encoding class I adenylate-forming enzyme family protein: MILSSETKINEYTKKGWWTTETIYDIFYKNVNNRPHVEAIIDPLNREKICNSAPKRLTFMQIYEEVEKLAAYLYKNGLKKDDIIVVQLPNIVEIVIAYLAILRIGAIASPFPVQYRGHEYEELINFVEAKAVLTMTQIGERPNAQCFADLRHKLPTVKKIFAWGEKNLSNQTISLEDITLTSQEKEQYTNYISSLAETANDIFTICWTSGTEGKPKGVPRSHNEWFISSYTSVDIGEFTEKDILLNTFPMVNMAGIAGMFVPWLLSGSKLIMHHPFDLSVFLEQIMKEKATYTLAPPALLNMMLNNDDILSKADISSLKAIGSGSAPLSPWMVKGWKEKYNIDIINYFGSNEGITLMSGPKDFPDPEKRAKFFPRFGVKGLQWSTRIANRIETKLVDIGTKEEITEPNRPGELRIKGAGTLTGYWKRPDLNKKIFDSNGFFCTGDMFEIIGDEEIPKYYRYVGRTKDVIIRGGVNISPEEIESLLHSHPKVSEVAVVGYPDKIMGEKACACIVLKNGAHEITLDEVKDYFKKNNVANFKIPERLMVLDSLPRNPVGKILKRQLRELMTENSKNLIS; this comes from the coding sequence ATGATTCTTTCAAGTGAAACAAAAATTAATGAATATACAAAAAAAGGCTGGTGGACAACCGAAACCATTTACGACATTTTTTACAAGAATGTTAATAATCGCCCTCATGTCGAAGCGATTATTGATCCGCTGAATCGAGAGAAAATTTGCAATAGTGCTCCCAAACGATTAACTTTCATGCAGATCTATGAAGAAGTTGAGAAATTAGCCGCCTATTTATATAAAAATGGACTAAAAAAAGATGATATCATCGTTGTTCAGCTTCCAAACATTGTCGAAATTGTTATCGCTTACCTAGCTATTTTAAGAATTGGCGCCATTGCAAGTCCATTCCCTGTTCAATATCGGGGACATGAATATGAAGAACTCATCAATTTTGTCGAAGCTAAGGCTGTTTTAACCATGACTCAAATAGGTGAGCGTCCCAATGCGCAATGCTTTGCTGATTTGCGTCATAAATTGCCAACAGTGAAAAAAATATTTGCTTGGGGAGAGAAAAATTTATCTAATCAAACAATTTCGCTAGAAGATATTACTCTGACTAGCCAGGAAAAAGAGCAATATACCAATTATATTTCGTCATTAGCAGAAACAGCTAACGACATCTTTACAATATGCTGGACTTCGGGAACAGAGGGAAAACCAAAAGGTGTACCAAGAAGTCATAATGAATGGTTCATTTCGTCTTACACTTCGGTTGACATAGGAGAATTCACTGAAAAAGATATACTATTAAATACATTTCCAATGGTGAATATGGCAGGTATTGCAGGAATGTTTGTACCTTGGCTGCTCTCAGGCAGTAAACTCATTATGCACCATCCATTTGACTTATCCGTATTTTTAGAGCAAATCATGAAAGAAAAAGCAACTTATACACTTGCTCCTCCCGCCTTATTAAATATGATGTTAAATAATGATGATATTTTAAGCAAAGCTGATATTTCATCGTTAAAAGCAATTGGCTCAGGATCCGCTCCTTTATCTCCTTGGATGGTGAAAGGTTGGAAAGAAAAATATAATATTGATATTATTAATTACTTTGGTTCAAATGAAGGGATTACATTAATGAGCGGCCCTAAAGACTTTCCAGATCCTGAAAAGAGAGCAAAATTCTTTCCACGCTTTGGTGTCAAAGGATTGCAATGGTCAACAAGAATTGCGAATCGAATTGAAACGAAACTTGTCGATATCGGCACCAAAGAAGAAATCACAGAACCTAACCGTCCTGGCGAACTACGTATAAAAGGAGCAGGGACGCTGACAGGCTATTGGAAAAGACCAGACTTAAATAAAAAAATTTTTGATTCTAATGGTTTTTTCTGCACAGGTGATATGTTCGAAATTATTGGAGATGAAGAGATACCTAAATATTATCGTTATGTAGGTCGTACAAAAGATGTGATTATTCGAGGCGGTGTAAACATTTCACCTGAAGAAATCGAAAGCTTGCTTCATAGTCATCCAAAAGTCTCCGAAGTAGCTGTCGTTGGTTATCCTGATAAAATAATGGGAGAAAAGGCTTGCGCCTGTATCGTATTAAAAAATGGAGCCCACGAAATTACATTAGATGAAGTGAAAGATTATTTTAAAAAAAATAATGTAGCCAATTTCAAAATTCCGGAGCGCCTAATGGTTCTTGATTCATTGCCGAGAAACCCTGTTGGTAAAATTTTGAAACGGCAATTGCGCGAACTTATGACAGAAAACAGCAAAAATTTAATTTCTTAA
- a CDS encoding acetyl-CoA C-acyltransferase: MDAYIYDAVRTPRGAARKTGALVSITPINLLSQLFSSLHKRQQWDQELVEDIVLGCVTQVNDQGANIAKIAAIAANLPESIAGITVNRFCSSALDAVGIAAQKTNAGSEHIVLAGGIESISRVPMFADNGAWYRDPEVSKKTNFIQMGVSADIIATLEKFERQQLDEYAIQSHERAAFARRNQYFSNSIVPIYDTENNIVLENDELIRENSTVGSLAQLVPVFGKVGAGLAEEAIYRDFPQLDGKINHLHHPGNSPSLADGASLLLIGNKQAEEKLGIRPRARIVAVTSASTNPLLLTGGQTATEKILAKTDFSVDDIDLFEYNESFAATVLKYMRDLGINENKLNVNGGVIATGHAMGATGGMLIITLLDELERKNLQRGLVAISGGGGVGTAMIIERV, encoded by the coding sequence ATGGATGCTTATATTTACGATGCTGTTCGCACACCACGAGGAGCAGCTAGAAAAACGGGTGCATTAGTCTCTATCACACCTATTAATCTCCTCTCGCAACTCTTTTCCTCTCTTCATAAACGACAGCAATGGGATCAGGAATTAGTTGAAGATATTGTGCTAGGATGCGTGACTCAAGTAAACGATCAAGGAGCAAATATTGCGAAAATCGCTGCAATTGCTGCTAATTTACCAGAATCCATCGCAGGGATCACGGTAAACCGCTTTTGTTCTTCCGCTCTTGATGCTGTGGGAATTGCTGCACAAAAAACGAATGCCGGATCGGAACATATCGTTCTTGCAGGTGGGATTGAATCTATTTCACGTGTGCCGATGTTTGCTGATAACGGTGCATGGTACAGAGACCCTGAGGTTAGTAAGAAAACGAACTTTATCCAAATGGGCGTTTCCGCTGATATTATCGCAACACTTGAAAAATTCGAAAGGCAACAGCTTGATGAGTATGCTATACAATCCCATGAACGGGCTGCTTTTGCTAGAAGAAATCAATATTTTTCTAACTCTATCGTGCCCATATATGATACAGAAAATAATATAGTTTTAGAGAACGATGAACTCATTCGTGAGAATAGTACGGTGGGTTCATTGGCACAACTTGTACCTGTCTTTGGGAAGGTAGGAGCAGGTTTAGCAGAAGAAGCAATTTATAGAGACTTTCCACAATTAGATGGAAAAATCAATCACCTTCATCATCCCGGGAATTCCCCTTCCCTTGCTGACGGTGCTTCACTTCTGCTTATCGGAAACAAGCAAGCGGAGGAGAAACTTGGAATACGCCCTCGTGCCCGAATTGTAGCTGTAACCTCTGCATCTACAAATCCACTTTTATTAACAGGCGGACAAACAGCAACCGAAAAAATACTGGCTAAAACCGATTTTTCTGTCGATGATATTGATCTATTTGAATATAATGAATCATTTGCTGCAACTGTTTTAAAATATATGCGTGATCTTGGTATTAATGAAAATAAACTAAACGTGAATGGAGGGGTAATCGCAACAGGACATGCTATGGGTGCAACCGGCGGCATGCTAATCATAACATTACTAGATGAGCTAGAACGAAAAAATTTACAGAGAGGTCTTGTTGCTATAAGCGGTGGAGGTGGTGTTGGAACAGCAATGATCATTGAAAGGGTATAA
- a CDS encoding acetyl-CoA acetyltransferase translates to MAAKKVYVLGGYQTDFSLNWAREGKEIFDILKDSVVGALEATKIDPNDIEVAHIGNFIGELGSRQGQLGGLFASIHPAFSGVPASRHEAACASGSIAILSAMTDIESGRYDLACVAGVEQLRNVPGDQAADYLGVACWTGREAIDATYPWPYLFDRLIDVYDERYGIKYEHLAQIAKTNFNNAKRNPNAQTRNWQFNERSFLEDDEHNHVIEGRVRRQDCGQVTDGGVAIFLASEEYAKKYASERGLQFENIPYVKGWGHKTAPMLLDDKIKLSEHKEYIFPHVRKTIEEMFVRASMSGVENVDAIETHDCFSITEYMAIDHFGITAPGENWKAIESGDISFNGRIPINPSGGLIGLGHPVGATGVRMVLDAYKQVTGTAGDYQIEGAKNVATLNVGGSTTTTVSFIVGV, encoded by the coding sequence TTGGCAGCTAAAAAAGTTTATGTACTTGGAGGCTATCAAACAGATTTTTCCCTTAATTGGGCACGAGAGGGGAAAGAAATCTTTGACATTTTAAAGGATTCCGTCGTTGGAGCACTGGAAGCCACAAAAATTGATCCGAATGATATTGAAGTAGCACATATTGGTAATTTTATTGGAGAGCTAGGTAGTAGGCAAGGACAGCTTGGTGGCCTGTTTGCGTCGATTCATCCAGCATTTAGTGGAGTGCCAGCGAGTCGTCATGAAGCTGCGTGTGCATCTGGAAGTATAGCCATTCTTTCGGCAATGACAGACATCGAATCTGGGCGTTACGATTTGGCATGCGTAGCAGGTGTCGAACAATTACGTAATGTTCCAGGAGACCAAGCAGCAGATTACCTAGGCGTCGCTTGCTGGACAGGACGTGAAGCAATAGATGCTACGTATCCGTGGCCGTATTTGTTTGATCGTTTAATTGATGTCTACGATGAACGTTACGGTATTAAATATGAACATTTGGCACAAATTGCAAAAACAAATTTTAATAATGCGAAACGAAATCCAAATGCGCAAACGAGAAATTGGCAATTTAATGAGCGAAGTTTTTTAGAAGATGATGAACATAATCATGTCATTGAAGGGAGAGTTCGCCGACAAGATTGTGGACAAGTGACAGATGGAGGCGTAGCGATTTTTCTAGCTTCGGAAGAATATGCTAAGAAATATGCTTCAGAACGAGGATTGCAATTTGAGAATATTCCTTATGTAAAAGGGTGGGGGCATAAGACTGCGCCAATGTTGCTTGATGACAAGATAAAGCTAAGTGAACATAAGGAGTATATCTTTCCTCACGTACGTAAAACTATTGAAGAAATGTTTGTACGTGCAAGTATGTCTGGTGTAGAGAACGTAGATGCCATCGAAACACATGATTGCTTCTCTATTACGGAATATATGGCAATTGATCATTTTGGTATTACAGCTCCGGGCGAGAATTGGAAAGCAATTGAGTCGGGTGATATTTCATTCAATGGGCGGATACCAATAAATCCAAGTGGTGGATTAATCGGCTTAGGACACCCTGTAGGTGCGACTGGAGTTCGAATGGTGCTTGATGCCTATAAGCAAGTTACCGGAACAGCAGGAGATTATCAAATTGAAGGAGCAAAAAATGTAGCTACATTAAATGTAGGTGGGAGTACAACGACGACTGTAAGCTTTATAGTAGGTGTTTAA
- a CDS encoding DNA-3-methyladenine glycosylase produces MNQNFLPKPLTRKFFQQPTLIMAKSLLGCLLIKETEEGTTSGFIVETEAYIGPEDRAAHSFGNRRTKRTEVMFGEAGYAYTYTMHTHCLLNVVSGELDKPEAILIRAVEPYSGIDLMFERRKIDKLKNLTSGPGKLTKAMGICMEDYGHPLFKQPLYIAEGYEPETISEGKRIGIHNTGEAKEYPWRFWVTGNQFVSK; encoded by the coding sequence TTGAATCAAAACTTTTTACCTAAACCATTGACAAGAAAATTTTTTCAACAGCCAACGCTTATTATGGCAAAGTCTTTGCTTGGCTGCCTGCTTATAAAAGAGACAGAAGAAGGAACGACGTCTGGCTTCATCGTGGAAACGGAAGCATACATCGGTCCGGAAGATCGGGCTGCACACAGTTTTGGAAACAGACGGACGAAGCGAACGGAAGTTATGTTCGGGGAAGCGGGCTATGCGTACACATATACGATGCATACGCATTGTCTTTTAAACGTTGTAAGTGGGGAATTGGATAAGCCTGAAGCGATTTTAATTCGGGCGGTAGAACCGTATTCGGGTATAGATTTAATGTTTGAGCGCCGTAAAATTGACAAGTTGAAAAACTTAACAAGCGGTCCCGGAAAATTAACGAAAGCCATGGGAATTTGTATGGAGGATTATGGACACCCTCTTTTTAAACAGCCGCTTTATATCGCCGAAGGGTACGAGCCTGAAACCATTTCTGAAGGAAAAAGAATTGGAATCCATAACACTGGGGAAGCAAAAGAGTATCCGTGGCGGTTTTGGGTTACGGGCAATCAGTTCGTTTCAAAATAA
- a CDS encoding type II toxin-antitoxin system Phd/YefM family antitoxin: protein MDIKPSTKIRQDYNGFSKYCHEIDEPVILTRNGEADLVVMSHETFRRREARIKLQSKLLVAEKQIDEGSQLIEHEQVIANIRRKINATKED, encoded by the coding sequence ATGGATATAAAGCCATCAACAAAAATTCGGCAAGATTATAATGGTTTTTCCAAGTATTGTCACGAAATAGATGAGCCAGTCATACTTACTCGGAATGGTGAAGCGGACTTAGTTGTCATGAGCCACGAAACGTTTCGGCGTAGAGAAGCACGTATAAAATTACAATCCAAACTGCTTGTTGCTGAAAAACAAATAGACGAAGGCTCGCAGTTGATTGAACATGAACAAGTTATCGCAAATATACGGAGAAAAATAAATGCCACAAAAGAAGATTAA
- a CDS encoding type II toxin-antitoxin system RelE/ParE family toxin has translation MPQKKIKYAPVAADDMDEIFSYISQENHLAAEALLNKLNDRIIALADFPEMGTVLSDEDYELVKQGYRFIVVHPYLIFYRYNHNTVFIHRILHGRRDYLRELFKME, from the coding sequence ATGCCACAAAAGAAGATTAAGTATGCACCTGTTGCAGCTGATGACATGGATGAGATTTTCTCATATATTTCTCAAGAGAATCATTTAGCTGCGGAAGCTTTGTTGAATAAATTAAATGATCGAATCATTGCATTAGCAGATTTCCCGGAAATGGGAACAGTATTGTCTGATGAAGATTATGAACTTGTAAAACAAGGATACAGATTTATTGTTGTGCATCCATATTTGATTTTTTATAGGTATAATCATAATACAGTTTTTATTCATCGCATACTGCATGGAAGAAGAGATTATCTACGCGAACTATTTAAAATGGAATAA
- a CDS encoding hydantoinase B/oxoprolinase family protein has product MINEDLILSQVVGGSLDAIAREMSATVTRTARSPLFNEAHDFTTGVFDLAGKKSRLVAQAPGCTLHLYAVVGAVDHLMEAFRYDLHPGDILLVNDPYHGGSHSLDWTIVMPVFYNRKPILLPAVRSHMGDNGGPVAGGYNPRSKDIWQDGLRIPPLKIYERGEKRKDVFDLIVANNRLAHWLEGDLDAMIGACKLAANRIQSLLDTYSPEEVIKALDSRIRYTERRVREEIASWPDGTYTAETYADHDFQGNRDIKVKATVTVSGSDLQIDFSGSSAQAEGFINSPLSNTTSFAFVAISTCCDEDIPINEGYMNPVTVTAPLGTVVNPKLPAPCGHATACVGAEIAEAVLLAIAEAAPKRVGVNAHKLPLAYSNGYYDDGNPWVNLNFFGYTGGAGAAYETDGWGLYPPVMTGVILPSIEMNEMQYPSRVLKHEYTSNFTGPGRWRGTPGLDVQIQHLTESWTSVMMAGVRNTTRGFCGGKDAPSNKVIVDYGTEENAEEIEETAFGINMKPGGIIQFHRAGGGGWGDPLERDPSAVLDDVLNEFVDVEGALRDYGVVIDTETMSVNIEGTNRERDKRRQNKTTK; this is encoded by the coding sequence ATGATAAATGAAGACCTTATTCTATCGCAAGTTGTAGGGGGATCGCTCGATGCAATCGCCCGTGAAATGAGTGCGACTGTCACACGCACAGCTCGTTCCCCTCTTTTCAATGAAGCGCACGATTTTACGACAGGTGTTTTTGATTTGGCAGGGAAAAAATCACGTCTCGTTGCACAAGCGCCGGGCTGTACGCTTCATTTGTATGCGGTTGTCGGGGCTGTCGATCATTTAATGGAAGCTTTTCGTTATGATTTGCATCCAGGGGATATTTTGTTAGTGAATGATCCTTACCACGGTGGCTCGCACAGTCTCGATTGGACAATTGTTATGCCTGTTTTTTACAACCGAAAACCGATTTTGCTTCCTGCCGTAAGAAGCCATATGGGAGACAATGGAGGTCCCGTTGCGGGGGGATATAACCCTCGTTCAAAAGACATATGGCAAGATGGACTTCGCATTCCCCCCCTCAAAATCTATGAGCGTGGTGAAAAAAGAAAAGACGTGTTTGACTTAATCGTGGCGAACAACCGTTTAGCTCATTGGCTTGAAGGAGATCTCGATGCGATGATTGGGGCTTGCAAGTTGGCTGCAAACAGGATTCAGTCGCTGCTTGACACGTATTCACCTGAAGAAGTCATTAAAGCGCTCGATAGCCGAATCCGTTATACAGAACGGCGCGTACGTGAGGAAATTGCCAGCTGGCCTGACGGAACGTATACGGCAGAAACGTACGCTGACCACGATTTTCAAGGAAATCGTGATATTAAAGTGAAGGCAACCGTGACGGTCTCAGGAAGTGACTTGCAGATTGATTTTTCAGGATCGTCAGCACAGGCGGAAGGATTTATTAACAGCCCATTATCCAATACGACCTCGTTTGCCTTTGTCGCGATTTCGACATGCTGCGATGAGGATATCCCAATTAATGAGGGATACATGAATCCAGTTACCGTAACCGCACCGCTTGGTACAGTTGTCAACCCGAAGTTGCCTGCGCCATGTGGCCATGCGACAGCGTGTGTAGGCGCGGAGATTGCTGAAGCCGTGCTGCTTGCTATTGCAGAAGCAGCGCCGAAACGTGTCGGTGTGAATGCCCACAAGCTTCCACTCGCATACAGCAACGGCTACTATGACGACGGGAACCCTTGGGTGAATTTGAACTTTTTCGGCTATACCGGCGGAGCGGGAGCAGCCTATGAAACGGATGGATGGGGGCTATACCCTCCCGTCATGACCGGCGTTATTCTTCCATCAATTGAGATGAATGAAATGCAATACCCAAGCCGAGTGTTAAAGCATGAATACACAAGCAATTTCACAGGTCCCGGCCGTTGGAGGGGAACACCAGGCCTTGATGTCCAAATTCAGCATTTGACAGAAAGCTGGACAAGTGTAATGATGGCGGGTGTCCGCAACACAACCCGAGGATTTTGCGGCGGAAAAGACGCACCAAGCAACAAGGTTATTGTTGACTACGGAACAGAAGAGAACGCGGAGGAAATCGAAGAAACAGCATTCGGCATAAACATGAAGCCCGGCGGCATTATCCAGTTTCACCGCGCAGGAGGAGGCGGCTGGGGCGACCCGCTTGAGCGCGACCCCTCTGCTGTGCTGGATGATGTGTTAAATGAATTCGTTGATGTCGAAGGAGCGCTGCGTGATTACGGAGTTGTCATTGATACTGAAACAATGAGTGTAAATATTGAGGGAACGAATCGTGAACGGGATAAAAGGAGACAAAATAAGACCACTAAATAA